The Erythrobacter sp. SDW2 region GAAACTTGCTCAGCTTTTCCGATTTCTCGATCGAAACTGTGCCGACCAGAACCGGCTGGCCGATCTTGCTCTTCTCGGCAATGGCCTTGGCGATGGCCTGGAACTTGTCGTCGGTATTCTTGTAGAATTCGTCTTCCTCGTCGATGCGTTGGACGGGCACGTTGGTCGGGATCTCGACCACGTTCATCTTGTAGATGTCCCAGAACTCGCCGGCCTCGGTCGCGGCGGTGCCGGTCATGCCGGAAAGCTTGGGATACATGCGGAAATAATTCTGGAAGGTGATCGAGGCCATGGTCTGGTTCTCTGGCTCGATCTTGACGCCTTCCTTGGCCTCGACCGCCTGATGCAGGCCGTTCGACCAGCGGCGACCATCCATCATGCGGCCGGTGAACTCGTCGATGATGACGACCTTGTCGTCCTTCACGATGTAATCGATGTCGCGCTTGAACATGATGTTCGCCTTGAGCGCCTGGTCGAGGTGATGGACGACCTGGGTGTTTTCGACATCATAGAGGTTGTCGGTCTCGAGCAAGCCCGAGGCCTTGAGCATTTCCTCGATGTGCTCGTTGCCTTCCTCGGTCCAGGTGATGTTCTTGGTCTTCTCGTCCGCTTCGTACCACGAAGGATCGACCTGTTTCACGATGGCATCGACCGCAACATAGAGATCGGTCTTGTCCTCGGTCGGGCCGGAGATGATCAGCGGCGTGCGCGCTTCGTCGATGAGGATCGAGTCGACTTCATCGACAATGGCGAAGTTGAAGGGCCGCTGCACCATCTGGCCGCGATCATGCTTCATGTTGTCGCGCAGGTAATCGAAGCCGAACTCGTTGTTGGTGCCGTAGGTGATGTCCGAATTGTAGGCTTCGCGGCGTTCGAATTCGTTGAGGCCGGGCACGATCACGCCGACGCTCAGGCCCAGCCACTGATGGAGCTGCCCCATCCATTCGGCGTCGCGGCGCGCGAGGTAGTCGTTGACGGTCACGACATGCACACCCTTGCCCTCGATGGCGTTGAGATAGGTCGCGAGCGTTGCCACCAGCGTCTTGCCTTCGCCGGTGCGCATTTCGGCGATTTCGCCGCGGTGGAGCACAACGCCGCCGACCATCTGCACGTCGAAGTGCCGCATGCCGAGGACGCGGACCGATGCCTCGCGGACCGTAGCAAAGGCTTCCGGCAGAATATCCTCGAGCGTTTTGCCGCCGGCGAGCAGCTCGCGGAACTTGGCGGTCTGCGCCTTCAGTTCATCGTCGGAGAGCGATTTGATCTGCTCTTCAAGTGCGTTGATCTGGTCGACGACCTTGCCGATCGACCTGACGTAGCGGTCGTTCGACGAACCGAACATCGATTTCATGATTTTGTTGAGCATGGGAACGGGCCTGACGGAATGGGAATAAACAAAAAGGAGAACGCCCCCGGCAGACGGCGCGAGGGCGTGAGGCAACAGATGGGCTGTTGGGTCCTATTCGAGCGAAAGATCGCTGCCGAGCATCACGGTCGGCAAGATAATGCGGACCGGCGGAGGCGGCGGGCATTCCCGGGCTGTCTCACGGCGAGCAGGACCCCGCTCGCGGTCGCGCCGCTGGCGGCATTCCTCGCGCCTTTCATCGGCGCGGTCTTGTTGCCTGGTCTGGACCTGAGCACCGAACAGCTCGCCCATGGCCGCGCTCGCGGGAGTGCCGATGGCGGCAAGCCCGGTCAGAAGCGCAAGCAGAGTCAGCAATTGGCGACGCATAGCAAGTCTCATATAGGGTCGGTGGCGGTTCGAGTCCACTGCAGCAGCGCGCTATTCCCCTTTCGGGCTTTGTAGCGCCGAAACGCTATCTTCGGCTTCCACCGCCACATCCTCGACATCGACAGCGAAGGTCATCGAGAACCGCTTGGCCACTGGCTTGCCGTCCCCGTCCTGGAATCCGAGCCTGCAGACTTTCCTTGCCTCATCCTCGCACAGTCCCTTGAATATCCCCATTTCGCCCAGACCGCCTTCGCTTGTTTCAGTGCAATCGGTGACCGTTCCATCGGCGCCCACCACCATCGGCACGGGAGCGGTCGCGACGGGGCGCGGCGGCGGCGCCGGTTCAACATCAATTTTGTGCTGGGCCAAAATGGCCAGCGCGAGAATGCTTGCAATCATGGGCGACCTCCAACCTGCATATTCCTCCCTGCACCCGTTGCCAAAGGCAAGCTTGCAGGTGAACCACGTCACTTCTAGGGCGCGGATATGGACCTCGAACCTTCGCCTCTCGCTCGCCCGTTTCCGCAGATGCCTGCCATTGATGGCGTGACTCTGCGTACCGTGCGCGCCGGCTACAAGAAGTGGGACCGCGCGGACCTGACCCTGATCGAACTGGCTGAGGGGACCAGCGTCGCTGGTGTCTTCACCAAGAGCGCCTGCGCTTCGAGCGAAGTCGAGCTGGGCCGGGAGTATGTGCGGCAGGGCAAGGCCCGCGCGCAAATCATCAACGCGGGCAATTCCAACGCCTTCACCGGCTATCGCGGACGGGAGGCGGTGGAGCGCATCATCGGCAAGGCAGCGCGCCATTTCGGATGCCCGGGCGAGCAGGTGTTTGTCTCCTCCACCGGCGTGATTGGGGTGCCTCTGCCGATCGACGTCGCCGACGCCGGGCTCGAAGCAGCCTTCACCGCCGAGACATGCGAGTGGCAGGACGCGGCACGGGCGATCTCCACAACCGACACCTTCCCCAAGGGCGCGCATGCCTCGGCCATGCTCGGCGGGACGCGGGTCGAGATTTGCGGGATCATCAAGGGCAGCGGCATGATCGCCCCCGAGATGGCAACCATGCTCGGTTACGTGTTTACCGATGCAGCGGTGAAACCCGCCTTCCTGCAAACATTGCTCGAGGCCGCCAACCGGCGCACATACTCCTGCATCACTGTCGATGGCGATACCTCGACCAGCGACACGGTTATGGCATTTGCCACTGGCAAGGCAGGCAACGCGCCGCTGGCCTCGTTCGACGATCCGGGCGCCGACTCCTTCGCCGCCGCGCTGGAGGATGTCTGCCGCCAGCTTGCCCAATTGGTGGTGCGCGACGGTGAGGGCGCAAGCAAATTCGTCGAAGTGCGGGTGGCAGGCGCAGTCAGCGACACAAGCGCCCACCGCATCGGCATGGCCATCGCCAATTCGCCCCTGGTCAAGACCGCCATTGCCGGCGAAGATGCCAACTGGGGCCGGGTCGTCATGGCCGTCGGCAAGGCCGGCGAACCGGCAGATCGCGACAGGCTCTCGATCGGCTTCGGTGGTCACTGGGCCGCCCGCGATGGGCAGCCTATAGCCGATTTCGACGAAACCCCGCTGGCCGAACACCTCAAGGGCGAAGACATCGTGATCGATGTCGAACTGGGTCTCGGCACCGGGCGCGCCATGGTTTGGACCTGTGACCTGACCCATGGCTATATCGCGATCAATGCCGATTACCGGTCCTGAGGTCTGCGCGTGAGCACGCTCGACCGCGAAATTCTCGCACTGATGCAGCGCGTCAGCCGCGACATCATCCTGCCGCGCTATCGCAACCTGTCCGCTGGCCAGATCATCGAGAAAGCGCATGACGACCTCGTCACCATAGCCGACCGGGAGGCGGAGAATGCGCTTTCAGAGGGGCTGGCTACTATCGATCCGTCGCTGGCCATTGTCGGCGAAGAGGCAGCACATGCCGATCCGCTGATACTCAACTCCCTGTCGACCGACTGCTGGATCATCGATCCGATCGACGGCACCCACAATTTCGCCCATGCCCAGGGACCATTCGGCATCCTGCTGGCGCGGGCTTCCGGGGGAGAAAGCCGGTCTGGCTGGATATACGATTGCCTGACGGGCCGATTTTGCGCGGCCCATTCCGGACGGGGTGCGTTCGTTAACGGAGAGCGAGTGCGAGCGGCGAGCACAGGCGAACAGCCGCCGGTAGCGGCAATCTCCGTCATCTTCCTCGACCCCGTGCGTCGCGCGGCAGTCGCCGAGCATATCGCGCCGCATTACCATGTCGTCGAAACACCGCGCTGCGCCGCCGAACAATATCCGCGACTGGCCCTTGGCCAGAACGATGTGTCGTTCTTCGAACGCACGCTTGCGTGGGACCATGCTGCCGGGGCGCTTTGGGTCAACGAGGCTGGCGGCAAGGTTGCACGGCCGGATGGCTCGCCCTACCGCGTCAACGAGTACCACCGCACCGGGATGATCGGCGCGGCCACACCGAAGCTGTGGGACGACCTTGCCACCCATTACGCTAGGCTGGGGTAGTTTCCGCTGTCCTACAGGCCGGGAAACGTGGCAGGTACTGCCGATGCGAAGCGACTGCCAACCATCCCCGGGGCCCCTACGCTCGTGGGTCGAGCGCGCAGAGGGCAAAAGAACACCTTTTAGATCAGTGGTTTGAGCGACGAAGCTGAGATTGAAACGGTGTCAACTTCGTCAAGCAACCGTCAACTTAAAGCTGCTGTTCGAGCCAAGCCTTGAGCTGGCCCTTGGGCGCAGCGCCGGTCATTTCGGCAACTTTCTGGCCACCCTTGTAGAGCGCAAGGTAGGGGATGCCGCGCACGCCCAGCTGGCTCGGCGTGTCGGTGTTTTCCATGATGTCCATCTTGGCGATGGTCACCTTGTCGGCCAGTTCGTCGCTGATTTCCTCGAGCGCCGGAGCGATCATCTTGCACGGACCACACCAGTCGGCCCAGAAATCGACCAGCACTGGTTTGTCGGCCTCGAGCACGTCGGCGTTGAAGCTGGCATCGGTGATGTTGACGGTGGCCATGGGGGGAATCTCCTGTTGTTGGATTGCAATCTAGGCAGCGCGTCCGCCCGGACCAAGGGCGCGGTGACAAAGCTTTCCTGCTATGTTTGCAACGCCGCTTTGTGCGGCGCAAGCAGGGCGTCGGGCAATGCAAACAGTTGCGGCGTCTGGGTGTAGAGCACAGATGCGCGCACTGCGCGTCCGGGATAGATCACTTCCAGCGCCGCGACGTAGGCAGCCATCTGCCGGACGATGCCGTCGGGAATTGCGTCCAGAGAAGAAGGGGGGCGACGCGCGGTCTTGAAGTCGACCACAGTTACTTCGTCGGCGGTGACCAGCAACCGGTCGGCAGTCCCGGCTACGACCTGCCCTCCGACGGTTGCGGCGAGCGGCACTTCAGCCAGTCCATCGGGGCCGAAAATTTCAGCGAAGTCAGGGGTGGAAAGGACCGCCAATGCGCTTGCCAGCAGCTCCTCACGGTCGTTCTCTGGCAGATCGCCGGCCTGCCGTGCCATCCAGCCTCTTGCCGCTTCTGCGCGGCGCTCGTCAGGCACTTCGGGGAGCCGCTCGAGCAGGCTATGCAGCAGCACGCCGCGCCGAGCGGCCAGCGCGACTTGCTCCGGTGGCAGCGGCGGATCGGCGCTGCGGTCTTCCCCTGCCGAACTCGGCGCCAGCGGTCGCGGCGGGCGTGGTTCGGGGCCGATGGGCGTCGTAGCCCAAGCCGGGAGTTCCTTCACAATGTCCTGCTGTACGTCCTTTGCCGAGACAACCGGCGGTGGAAGTTCGCCCCATTCTCGCCGTCCACCCCAGATATCGTCCTGC contains the following coding sequences:
- the trxA gene encoding thioredoxin, producing MATVNITDASFNADVLEADKPVLVDFWADWCGPCKMIAPALEEISDELADKVTIAKMDIMENTDTPSQLGVRGIPYLALYKGGQKVAEMTGAAPKGQLKAWLEQQL
- the argJ gene encoding bifunctional glutamate N-acetyltransferase/amino-acid acetyltransferase ArgJ, which produces MDLEPSPLARPFPQMPAIDGVTLRTVRAGYKKWDRADLTLIELAEGTSVAGVFTKSACASSEVELGREYVRQGKARAQIINAGNSNAFTGYRGREAVERIIGKAARHFGCPGEQVFVSSTGVIGVPLPIDVADAGLEAAFTAETCEWQDAARAISTTDTFPKGAHASAMLGGTRVEICGIIKGSGMIAPEMATMLGYVFTDAAVKPAFLQTLLEAANRRTYSCITVDGDTSTSDTVMAFATGKAGNAPLASFDDPGADSFAAALEDVCRQLAQLVVRDGEGASKFVEVRVAGAVSDTSAHRIGMAIANSPLVKTAIAGEDANWGRVVMAVGKAGEPADRDRLSIGFGGHWAARDGQPIADFDETPLAEHLKGEDIVIDVELGLGTGRAMVWTCDLTHGYIAINADYRS
- a CDS encoding inositol monophosphatase, with protein sequence MRVSTLDREILALMQRVSRDIILPRYRNLSAGQIIEKAHDDLVTIADREAENALSEGLATIDPSLAIVGEEAAHADPLILNSLSTDCWIIDPIDGTHNFAHAQGPFGILLARASGGESRSGWIYDCLTGRFCAAHSGRGAFVNGERVRAASTGEQPPVAAISVIFLDPVRRAAVAEHIAPHYHVVETPRCAAEQYPRLALGQNDVSFFERTLAWDHAAGALWVNEAGGKVARPDGSPYRVNEYHRTGMIGAATPKLWDDLATHYARLG